One Pseudomonas abieticivorans genomic region harbors:
- a CDS encoding aromatic ring-hydroxylating oxygenase subunit alpha: protein MYPKNTWYVACTPDEIDSKPLGRQICGERIVFYRGLEGKVAAVEDFCPHRGAPLSLGYVQDGNLVCGYHGLVMGCDGKTVEMPGQRVRGFPCNKTFAVVERHGFIWVWPGNQAQADPALIHHLEWAESDEWAYGGGLFHIGCDYRLMIDNLMDLTHETYVHASSIGQKEIDEAAPVTTVEGDEVVTARHMENIMAPPFWRMALRGNNLADDVPVDRWQICRFSPPSHVLIEVGVAHAGKGGYNAPAQFKASSIVVDFITPETDTSIWYFWGMARHFNPRDEALTASIREGQGKIFSEDLEMLERQQLNLLKHPQRNLLKLNIDAGGVQSRKVLDRLIAREHATPQLIPTGVAQ, encoded by the coding sequence ATGTATCCAAAAAACACCTGGTACGTCGCCTGCACCCCCGATGAAATCGACAGCAAGCCCCTGGGCCGGCAGATCTGTGGCGAGCGCATCGTTTTTTACCGTGGCCTGGAAGGCAAAGTCGCTGCCGTCGAGGATTTCTGCCCCCACCGCGGGGCGCCGTTGTCGCTTGGGTATGTGCAAGACGGCAACCTGGTGTGCGGCTACCACGGCCTGGTGATGGGTTGTGACGGCAAGACCGTCGAGATGCCCGGCCAACGCGTACGCGGCTTCCCCTGCAACAAAACCTTCGCGGTGGTGGAGCGCCATGGTTTTATCTGGGTTTGGCCCGGTAACCAGGCTCAAGCCGACCCGGCCTTGATCCACCACCTGGAATGGGCCGAAAGCGACGAATGGGCCTATGGCGGCGGCCTGTTTCACATCGGCTGTGACTACCGGCTGATGATCGACAACCTGATGGACCTGACGCACGAGACCTACGTGCACGCTTCCAGCATCGGCCAAAAGGAAATCGATGAGGCCGCCCCGGTGACCACCGTCGAAGGCGACGAAGTAGTCACTGCCCGGCACATGGAAAACATCATGGCCCCGCCCTTCTGGCGCATGGCACTGCGCGGCAACAACCTGGCCGATGACGTGCCGGTGGACCGCTGGCAGATCTGCCGCTTCAGCCCGCCCAGCCACGTACTGATCGAGGTGGGCGTGGCCCACGCCGGCAAGGGTGGCTACAACGCCCCCGCCCAGTTCAAGGCCTCGAGCATCGTGGTCGATTTCATCACCCCGGAAACCGACACCTCCATCTGGTACTTCTGGGGCATGGCGCGCCACTTCAACCCACGGGACGAAGCGCTCACCGCGAGCATCCGCGAAGGCCAAGGCAAAATTTTCAGCGAAGACCTGGAGATGCTCGAACGCCAACAGCTGAACCTGCTCAAACACCCCCAGCGCAACCTGCTCAAACTCAACATCGACGCCGGCGGTGTGCAGTCGCGCAAAGTGCTGGACCGCCTGATCGCCCGGGAACACGCCACGCCGCAACTGATCCCAACGGGAGTCGCGCAATGA
- a CDS encoding PA2817 family protein yields the protein MANSHLEHHLILLDHLRTILVALGEAEQVPEESHALFLERFDELRAQLPVDPIESQYLGQDIMCQVITRYPQIAHLIPRDLLWYFAGDCLHYMPDDEIDLYQALEERRFEAQENEEPFDWNQEKHLLAMSAQDSKH from the coding sequence ATGGCCAATTCCCACCTCGAGCACCATCTGATTCTGCTCGATCACCTGCGTACCATCCTCGTGGCCCTGGGTGAAGCCGAACAGGTGCCGGAAGAAAGCCACGCGCTGTTCCTGGAGCGTTTCGACGAACTGCGCGCGCAGTTGCCGGTCGATCCGATCGAGAGCCAGTACCTGGGCCAGGACATCATGTGCCAGGTGATCACCCGCTACCCGCAGATCGCCCACCTGATTCCACGCGACCTGCTGTGGTATTTCGCCGGCGACTGCCTGCACTACATGCCGGATGACGAGATCGACCTGTACCAGGCCCTGGAAGAGCGCCGCTTCGAAGCTCAAGAGAACGAAGAGCCGTTCGACTGGAACCAGGAGAAACACCTGCTGGCGATGTCGGCGCAGGACAGCAAGCACTAA